One Peromyscus leucopus breed LL Stock chromosome 4, UCI_PerLeu_2.1, whole genome shotgun sequence genomic region harbors:
- the Cops2 gene encoding COP9 signalosome complex subunit 2 isoform X1 has product MSDMEDDFMCDDEEDYDLEYSEDSNSEPNVDLENQYYNSKALKEDDPKAALSSFQKVLELEGEKGEWGFKALKQMIKINFKLTNFPEMMNRYKQLLTYIRSAVTRNYSEKSINSILDYISTSKQNSDFLCQMDLLQEFYETTLEALKDAKNDRLWFKTNTKLGKLYLEREEYGKLQKILRQLHQSCQTDDGEDDLKKGTQLLEIYALEIQMYTAQKNNKKLKALYEQSLHIKSAIPHPLIMGVIRECGGKMHLREGEFEKAHTDFFEAFKNYDESGSPRRTTCLKYLVLANMLMKSGINPFDSQEAKPYKNDPEILAMTNLVSAYQNNDITEFEKILKTNHSNIMDDPFIREHIEELLRNIRTQVLIKLIKPYTRIHIPFISKELNIDVADVESLLVQCILDNTIHGRIDQVNQLLELDHQKRGGARYTALDKWTNQLNSLNQAVVSKLA; this is encoded by the exons ATGTCTGACATGGAGGATGATTTCATGTGCGATGATGAGGAGGACTACGACCTG GAATACTCCGAAGATAGTAACTCTGAGCCCAATGTGGATTTGGAAAATCAGTACTATAATTCCAAAGCATTGAAAGAAGATGACCCAAAAGCAGCACTAAGCAGCTTCCAAAAG GTTTTGGAGCTCGAAGGTGAGAAGGGAGAATGGGGGTTCAAAGCACTGAAACAGATGATCAAGATTAACTTCAAGTTG ACAAACTTTCCAGAAATGATGAACAGATATAAGCAACTCTTGACCTATATTCGGAGTGCAGTTACCAGGAACTATTCTGAAAAGTCCATTAATTCTATCCTTGATTATATCTCCACTTCTAAACAG AATTCTGATTTTTTATGTCAGATGGATTTACTGCAGGAATTTTATGAAACAACATTGGAAGCTTTGAAAGATGCTAAGAATGATAGACTGTGGTTTAAGACAAACACAAAG CTTGGAAAATTATATTTAGAACGAGAAGAATATGGAAAGCTTCAAAAAATTTTACGCCAGTTACATCAGTCTTGTCAG ACTGATGATGGAGAAGATGACCTGAAAAAAGGTACCCAGTTATTAGAAATCTATGCTTTGGAGATTCAAATGTACACAGCacagaagaacaacaaaaagcttAAAGCACTCTATGAGCAATCACTTCATATCAAGTCTGCCATCCCTCACCCACTGATCATGGGTGTCATCAGAG AGTGTGGTGGTAAAATGCACTTGAGAGAAGGTGAATTTGAAAAGGcacatactgatttttttgaagCTTTCAAGAATTATGATGAATCAGGAAGCCCAAGACGAAccacttgtttaaaatatttggtCTTAGCAAATATGCTAATGAAATCAGGAATAAATCCATTTGACTCACAAGAG gCCAAGCCGTATAAAAATGATCCAGAAATTCTAGCAATGACAAATTTAGTAAG TGCCTATCAGAATAATGACATCACTGAATTTGAAAAGATTCTGAAAACAAATCACAGCAACATCATGGATGATCCATTCATAAGAGAACACATTGAAG aGCTTTTACGAAACATCAGAACACAAGTGCTCATAAAGTTAATTAAGCCTTACACAAGAATAcatattccttttatttctaaG GAGCTAAACATAGACGTAGCTGATGTGGAAAGCTTGCTGGTGCAGTGCATACTGGATAA CACTATTCATGGCCGAATTGATCAAGTCAACCAGCTCCTTGAACTGGATCATCAGAAGAGGGGTGGTGCCCGATATACTGCACTAGATAAATGGACCAACCAACTAAATTCTCTGAACCAGGCTGTGGTCAGTAAACTGGCTTAA
- the Cops2 gene encoding COP9 signalosome complex subunit 2 isoform X2, with amino-acid sequence MSDMEDDFMCDDEEDYDLEYSEDSNSEPNVDLENQYYNSKALKEDDPKAALSSFQKVLELEGEKGEWGFKALKQMIKINFKLTNFPEMMNRYKQLLTYIRSAVTRNYSEKSINSILDYISTSKQMDLLQEFYETTLEALKDAKNDRLWFKTNTKLGKLYLEREEYGKLQKILRQLHQSCQTDDGEDDLKKGTQLLEIYALEIQMYTAQKNNKKLKALYEQSLHIKSAIPHPLIMGVIRECGGKMHLREGEFEKAHTDFFEAFKNYDESGSPRRTTCLKYLVLANMLMKSGINPFDSQEAKPYKNDPEILAMTNLVSAYQNNDITEFEKILKTNHSNIMDDPFIREHIEELLRNIRTQVLIKLIKPYTRIHIPFISKELNIDVADVESLLVQCILDNTIHGRIDQVNQLLELDHQKRGGARYTALDKWTNQLNSLNQAVVSKLA; translated from the exons ATGTCTGACATGGAGGATGATTTCATGTGCGATGATGAGGAGGACTACGACCTG GAATACTCCGAAGATAGTAACTCTGAGCCCAATGTGGATTTGGAAAATCAGTACTATAATTCCAAAGCATTGAAAGAAGATGACCCAAAAGCAGCACTAAGCAGCTTCCAAAAG GTTTTGGAGCTCGAAGGTGAGAAGGGAGAATGGGGGTTCAAAGCACTGAAACAGATGATCAAGATTAACTTCAAGTTG ACAAACTTTCCAGAAATGATGAACAGATATAAGCAACTCTTGACCTATATTCGGAGTGCAGTTACCAGGAACTATTCTGAAAAGTCCATTAATTCTATCCTTGATTATATCTCCACTTCTAAACAG ATGGATTTACTGCAGGAATTTTATGAAACAACATTGGAAGCTTTGAAAGATGCTAAGAATGATAGACTGTGGTTTAAGACAAACACAAAG CTTGGAAAATTATATTTAGAACGAGAAGAATATGGAAAGCTTCAAAAAATTTTACGCCAGTTACATCAGTCTTGTCAG ACTGATGATGGAGAAGATGACCTGAAAAAAGGTACCCAGTTATTAGAAATCTATGCTTTGGAGATTCAAATGTACACAGCacagaagaacaacaaaaagcttAAAGCACTCTATGAGCAATCACTTCATATCAAGTCTGCCATCCCTCACCCACTGATCATGGGTGTCATCAGAG AGTGTGGTGGTAAAATGCACTTGAGAGAAGGTGAATTTGAAAAGGcacatactgatttttttgaagCTTTCAAGAATTATGATGAATCAGGAAGCCCAAGACGAAccacttgtttaaaatatttggtCTTAGCAAATATGCTAATGAAATCAGGAATAAATCCATTTGACTCACAAGAG gCCAAGCCGTATAAAAATGATCCAGAAATTCTAGCAATGACAAATTTAGTAAG TGCCTATCAGAATAATGACATCACTGAATTTGAAAAGATTCTGAAAACAAATCACAGCAACATCATGGATGATCCATTCATAAGAGAACACATTGAAG aGCTTTTACGAAACATCAGAACACAAGTGCTCATAAAGTTAATTAAGCCTTACACAAGAATAcatattccttttatttctaaG GAGCTAAACATAGACGTAGCTGATGTGGAAAGCTTGCTGGTGCAGTGCATACTGGATAA CACTATTCATGGCCGAATTGATCAAGTCAACCAGCTCCTTGAACTGGATCATCAGAAGAGGGGTGGTGCCCGATATACTGCACTAGATAAATGGACCAACCAACTAAATTCTCTGAACCAGGCTGTGGTCAGTAAACTGGCTTAA